The following are encoded in a window of Candidatus Nitrosotalea sinensis genomic DNA:
- a CDS encoding sulfurtransferase, protein MLISHDDLLKKIDTADLLLVDCRSYKDYLEGHIPGAINFDFFYYHWSDTSKDGIEAFEKQTQNLLSFLGVTNEKTVVFYDDVSGMSAARGVWTLMYFSHKNVFMLDGGFKKWKSLGLVMETTTNGFKPTKFSGKINKEILAGYEYVNKKIGTAKLLDARSKDEYDGITIRAARRGHIPTAVNIDWALNVNDDGTMKSNNDLDKMYNFSKDDEIITYCQGGYRAANSFLALKILGFKNVKVYIGSWGEWGNKLELPVTLEKN, encoded by the coding sequence GATCTCCTACTTGTTGATTGCAGATCATACAAGGACTATCTGGAAGGACATATTCCTGGAGCAATTAATTTTGATTTTTTCTATTATCATTGGTCTGATACTTCCAAAGATGGAATAGAGGCATTTGAGAAGCAAACACAAAATCTCCTGTCTTTTCTTGGCGTAACAAACGAAAAAACAGTTGTTTTCTATGATGATGTATCTGGTATGAGTGCAGCAAGAGGAGTTTGGACATTGATGTACTTTTCTCACAAAAATGTATTCATGTTAGATGGGGGATTCAAAAAGTGGAAGAGTCTTGGGCTTGTAATGGAAACAACTACCAATGGATTCAAACCCACAAAATTTTCAGGCAAGATAAACAAGGAAATACTGGCAGGATACGAATACGTCAACAAAAAAATTGGTACAGCAAAACTGCTTGATGCAAGAAGCAAAGATGAGTATGATGGAATCACAATACGAGCAGCAAGAAGAGGTCATATTCCAACTGCTGTAAATATTGATTGGGCATTAAATGTAAATGATGACGGTACAATGAAATCAAACAATGATCTTGATAAAATGTATAATTTCTCAAAAGATGATGAAATTATAACATATTGTCAAGGAGGATATCGGGCAGCAAATTCTTTTTTAGCACTCAAAATATTGGGTTTCAAAAATGTAAAGGTCTACATTGGTTCGTGGGGAGAATGGGGAAATAAACTAGAATTACCAGTTACTCTGGAAAAAAACTAG
- a CDS encoding F0F1 ATP synthase subunit C: MMVLNKRSKLSLLVIAAGLTIALSTFVSTTPAFAAESSATSSGLTKPLLAIAAAIAIAGGLIGTGNAQQGIGAAGMGIIAEKPEKFGQVLFFFVIPETLWIIGFVLGIILLLGIL; encoded by the coding sequence ATGATGGTGCTTAACAAGCGTTCAAAATTATCGCTTTTAGTTATCGCTGCAGGATTGACAATCGCACTATCTACATTTGTGTCAACAACTCCTGCTTTTGCAGCAGAAAGTTCTGCTACTAGCAGCGGATTAACAAAACCACTTTTGGCTATTGCAGCAGCAATTGCAATCGCTGGTGGTCTTATTGGTACTGGTAATGCACAGCAAGGTATTGGTGCAGCTGGTATGGGTATTATTGCAGAGAAGCCAGAGAAGTTTGGTCAAGTGCTATTCTTCTTTGTGATTCCAGAAACTCTATGGATCATTGGATTCGTGTTAGGAATCATATTGCTACTGGGCATACTATAG
- a CDS encoding V-type ATP synthase subunit E, which translates to MSIETFIQEIESRKRKEIATLEKDLQESKSRLDAEMNHTLKEIQERFSTEAKIKSEREQARIIEASKLQAKKIIFDAVNANMQSAFAVIYKEIETYTKSPQYKKSLETMVNNAKKKLGQNIIVHCREEDKSILKELGVSTDKSIKTLGGIVAENKEGTRELDLTFEELLRTNEDQVKSFLSEKM; encoded by the coding sequence ATGAGCATTGAAACGTTCATTCAAGAAATAGAGTCTAGAAAGAGAAAGGAGATTGCAACTCTTGAAAAGGATCTTCAAGAGAGCAAATCTAGGCTTGACGCAGAGATGAATCACACATTAAAGGAGATTCAAGAACGTTTCTCAACTGAAGCTAAAATTAAGTCTGAAAGAGAACAAGCAAGAATAATTGAAGCCTCAAAACTACAAGCAAAGAAGATAATATTTGATGCAGTAAATGCTAACATGCAGTCTGCTTTTGCAGTAATCTACAAAGAGATTGAAACTTACACAAAGAGTCCACAATACAAGAAATCTCTTGAAACCATGGTTAACAATGCCAAAAAGAAACTTGGTCAAAATATTATAGTTCATTGCCGAGAAGAAGACAAATCAATTCTCAAAGAACTTGGTGTATCCACAGACAAGTCAATTAAGACTCTAGGTGGAATTGTAGCGGAAAACAAAGAAGGAACAAGGGAATTGGACCTTACCTTTGAAGAATTACTTAGAACTAATGAAGACCAAGTAAAGAGCTTCCTCTCGGAGAAAATGTAA